The following proteins are encoded in a genomic region of Nicoliella spurrieriana:
- a CDS encoding ABC transporter ATP-binding protein codes for MALDVKNLVGGYSQVPVLKDVSFDVHDGELVGLIGLNGAGKSTTINHIIGLLTPFSGTIEINGYQISQNNAEYKKQIAYIPEIPVLYNELTLREHIEMTIMAYALDREQAWNRAHDLLQTFRLDNKLEWFPVDFSKGMKQKVMIVCAFLTDAKMFVIDEPFLGLDPLAVNDLLNLINDRKQHGCSILMSTHVLDTAERFCDRFVLINDGQIKIEGDLAQIKGAFPNAGDSLNNIYLSLAKGEA; via the coding sequence TTGGCCTTAGATGTTAAAAATTTAGTCGGGGGCTACTCACAAGTGCCCGTGTTAAAGGACGTTTCATTTGATGTCCATGATGGTGAATTAGTGGGTTTAATTGGACTGAATGGAGCCGGTAAATCAACGACCATTAACCACATTATTGGCCTGTTAACACCATTTTCCGGGACGATTGAAATCAATGGTTATCAAATTAGTCAAAACAACGCGGAGTATAAAAAACAAATTGCATACATTCCGGAAATTCCGGTTCTGTATAATGAATTGACGCTGCGTGAACACATTGAAATGACGATCATGGCATACGCATTGGATCGAGAGCAAGCATGGAATCGTGCCCATGATCTATTACAGACGTTCCGGTTGGATAATAAATTGGAATGGTTCCCAGTTGATTTTTCAAAGGGAATGAAGCAAAAGGTAATGATCGTGTGTGCCTTTTTGACGGATGCTAAGATGTTTGTAATTGACGAACCATTCTTGGGATTGGATCCACTGGCGGTTAACGACCTGTTGAACCTAATTAACGATCGAAAACAACACGGCTGCAGCATTTTAATGTCCACGCACGTTTTAGATACGGCTGAACGATTCTGTGATCGCTTCGTATTGATCAATGATGGCCAAATCAAGATTGAAGGGGACCTAGCGCAGATTAAGGGGGCCTTCCCGAATGCAGGGGACTCCTTGAACAACATCTACCTTTCGCTAGCGAAGGGTGAGGCATAA